The Cydia splendana chromosome 8, ilCydSple1.2, whole genome shotgun sequence genome contains a region encoding:
- the LOC134792682 gene encoding uncharacterized protein LOC134792682, with amino-acid sequence MPRSKSSSGAETMSSLELGPRCSVILEGTPLGAGQYIFMVLFNGFILIECKWQTDLLETTLLPINIEEPEIQQLVASQPLICLLRASGGKGAKDPDPLLHGDNRAGGSVDLFPLVLGADKVCVTVPLVSINTGEDTGLSVEVTVNSVTVSKLYKSTLLMTFVSAHCLPPSRDGTVYLGAVALDEVLQTAAVNFGKSLSSPSATKSVWATVSQGRYAANTQFNVPCDDVFVPSDLEIQNTPDCRSVYWNSMQRVLVDPVLLRTRLSSPLFIEMAGIPKVGKQELRGRYMGFIDANVLLEAAQFGVTTSTRLLLYNENDLPICGPLLDLPPTSAKGTSARDADPVLRDEYGHCAYIIVRFDLMEPLVPKTKLSFLFNTLGLLPGEGPPTPVNSFPPEAPSEDPSLDARQIRKDCGALAVHRELGVLATRGTVRMGQSIKRTAASRLMMRVRMMIRQFPPGDCTTLEWQDTVTSQHAAARRAVTASFEPRPPTPRPPTPFSASRCRLAGDTRLANYYVETFVSATNPRSLLSKALVCLEARNDAEARNHYLRALTIQVKNKYLLWLFGAQEFDKGPEGNETASAALRIALKGDSSDGISNAISSAAVHTQYHYIGDQYAAFVAAKHMRKAFLLPREWKKFYERWVQATGEEQVFWIPTAIAVTDPFLISAAFFLCLKCYHFTERLLQCVENGCFNRGAHHNFNSNVCVDVYYIRAASLLLRRRYDAALEMTQKAIIRFGPSAILLQMQTSCLACINGWDGDCEVSYLKADQAGAQQCPVLLLRAAWGTFHTNPSAALQRAARCHKIAAGGHSALLIGRIYEQMGDRYRAERWATVAVDLEPMLADGWAFLAILAMKERLTDKARAMIRTANQAGPISPDLKEEIDDLIGKLRMQTMPDALVKDLCFCDLGI; translated from the coding sequence ATGCCACGATCGAAATCCAGTTCCGGAGCTGAGACCATGTCATCTCTAGAACTAGGACCCCGGTGTTCTGTTATTCTTGAGGGTACACCTCTGGGTGCTGggcaatatatttttatggtatTATTCAATGGATTTATTCTGATTGAATGTAAATGGCAAACTGATTTACTAGAAACGACTCTTTTACCGATAAACATTGAGGAACCTGAAATTCAGCAGTTAGTTGCAAGTCAACCATTAATATGTTTGCTCCGAGCGTCTGGAGGTAAGGGAGCTAAAGATCCAGACCCTTTGCTACACGGAGATAATCGCGCCGGAGGATCGGTGGACTTATTCCCTTTGGTACTTGGGGCAGACAAAGTATGTGTAACCGTGCCTCTAGTGTCAATAAATACCGGCGAAGATACAGGGTTATCAGTTGAAGTAACGGTAAATTCAGTGACtgtctcaaaattgtataaaaGCACTCTTCTTATGACATTCGTTTCTGCACACTGCTTACCCCCGTCTAGGGATGGAACTGTTTATTTGGGAGCCGTTGCTCTCGATGAAGTTCTTCAAACTGCAGCTGTAAATTTTGGCAAGTCCTTAAGCTCTCCTTCTGCTACGAAATCTGTGTGGGCAACAGTCAGCCAAGGTCGCTATGCAGCTAATACACAATTCAATGTGCCATGTGATGACGTATTTGTACCGTCGGATTTGGAAATCCAAAACACTCCAGACTGTAGATCAGTGTACTGGAATTCCATGCAGCGAGTCCTAGTAGATCCAGTACTATTGCGAACTAGACTCTCATCCCCTCTTTTTATTGAAATGGCTGGAATACCAAAGGTTGGAAAACAAGAATTACGTGGTCGATATATGGGATTCATCGATGCAAACGTGTTGTTGGAAGCCGCACAATTTGGAGTTACGACCAGCACAAGGTTATTGTTATATAACGAAAATGATTTACCAATATGTGGGCCACTGTTGGATTTGCCACCTACTAGCGCTAAGGGTACCAGTGCTCGAGACGCGGATCCTGTTCTAAGAGATGAATACGGCCACTGCGCCTACATTATTGTCAGATTCGATTTAATGGAACCACTCGTGCCAAAGACGAAACTGTCGTTTCTTTTCAACACCTTAGGGTTGTTACCTGGTGAAGGACCGCCAACTCCCGTTAATAGTTTTCCACCGGAAGCGCCTTCAGAAGATCCGTCGTTAGATGCTCGACAAATAAGGAAAGATTGTGGAGCATTAGCGGTTCACAGAGAGTTAGGTGTCTTAGCGACTCGAGGCACTGTGCGTATGGGTCAAAGCATAAAGCGTACAGCGGCGAGCCGACTGATGATGCGTGTGCGTATGATGATAAGGCAGTTTCCACCAGGTGATTGTACGACTCTCGAATGGCAAGATACAGTAACAAGCCAGCACGCCGCGGCCAGGCGCGCTGTAACAGCTTCGTTCGAGCCGCGACCCCCTACACCACGACCCCCCACGCCTTTTTCTGCATCAAGATGTCGATTAGCTGGAGACACGAGATTGGCTAATTATTACGTTGAAACCTTTGTATCAGCTACAAATCCGAGATCACTTTTGTCTAAAGCTCTAGTATGCCTTGAAGCAAGAAACGATGCAGAGGCTAGAAATCACTATTTACGAGCGCTAACTATTCAGGTCAAGAACAAATATTTATTGTGGTTATTTGGTGCACAAGAATTCGACAAAGGCCCAGAGGGAAATGAAACTGCAAGTGCGGCTTTACGAATAGCTCTAAAGGGTGACAGCTCCGACGGAATTTCTAATGCAATATCTTCGGCAGCTGTCCACACACAGTATCATTATATCGGCGATCAATATGCAGCATTCGTAGCTGCAAAGCATATGAGAAAAGCGTTTCTGCTACCCCGGGAATGGAAAAAGTTTTACGAGCGTTGGGTGCAAGCAACTGGAGAAGAGCAAGTATTTTGGATTCCAACTGCAATAGCAGTCACAGACCCATTTTTAATTTCGGCGGCATTCTTCCTCTGTTTAAAATGCTATCATTTTACTGAGAGATTGCTGCAATGCGTGGAGAACGGATGCTTTAACAGAGGAGCGCATCATAATTTTAACAGTAATGTTTGCGTCGATGTGTATTATATTCGTGCCGCCTCTCTTCTCCTAAGACGAAGATATGACGCGGCGTTAGAAATGACACAGAAAGCTATCATTAGATTTGGTCCAAGTGCTATTCTCTTACAGATGCAGACTAGTTGCTTAGCGTGTATTAACGGTTGGGATGGGGACTGTGAGGTGTCATATCTGAAAGCGGATCAGGCAGGAGCACAGCAATGTCCAGTTTTACTTTTGCGAGCGGCTTGGGGAACTTTTCACACTAACCCTAGCGCAGCATTGCAGAGAGCAGCTCGGTGTCATAAGATAGCTGCAGGAGGTCATTCAGCTCTCCTGATAGGGCGTATATACGAACAAATGGGAGATCGATACAGGGCTGAACGTTGGGCCACTGTCGCTGTCGATTTGGAGCCAATGCTTGCAGATGGCTGGGCATTTTTGGCTATTCTGGCGATGAAAGAACGACTCACTGATAAGGCGAGGGCTATGATCCGTACTGCAAATCAAGCAGGGCCTATCAGTCCCGATCTTAAGGAAGAGATTGATGATTTGATTGGGAAACTCCGTATGCAAACCATGCCCGACGCTTTAGTGAAAGATTTGTGTTTTTGCGATTTAGGTATATGA